One Hevea brasiliensis isolate MT/VB/25A 57/8 chromosome 5, ASM3005281v1, whole genome shotgun sequence genomic region harbors:
- the LOC110654634 gene encoding pentatricopeptide repeat-containing protein At3g61360 isoform X3, giving the protein MLSLLTLSRCNQLFQITRRRPHFLFLIACKLSSLTEVERITKIINDNCFPDEPLHPTLLKHLSPGSLSTVFVENVLGRLFAAHSNGLKALEFFRFSLHHSHFIPSSFAFEVTLHILTRMRYFEKAWEFMVEIGKTHPSLLTLKSMSIMLSKIAKFQSYEDTLEAFDRMEKEVFVGKTFGTEEFNVLLRAFCTQREVKEARSVFQKMHDRFNPNAKTMNILLLGFKESGDVTAMELFYHEILRRGFKPTTLTYNIRIDAYCKKGYFGDGLRIFEEMERINCLPTLEAITTLIHGAGVARNAIKARQLFDEICRRNLQPDTGAYNALISSLIKCRELKSAMSLMDEMEEKHIGHDGVTYHTIFLGLLKQNDTEGVYELYHKMIGRKFVPKTQTMVMLMKFFCVNGQVDLGLDFWQYLLEKGYCPHGHALDLLVTALCSRGRLQEAFECSKQFLERGMRLSEVVYRMLERFLQQSDNTDKLREINEMIKKLQSVLPPSKGHAFAYSSSIAIA; this is encoded by the coding sequence ATGCTTTCTTTGTTAACATTGAGCAGATGTAATCAACTCTTTCAAATCACTCGCAGGCgacctcattttcttttccttattgCTTGTAAATTATCCAGCTTGACTGAAGTTGAAAGAATTACCAAAATCATCAACGATAATTGCTTTCCTGATGAACCGTTACACCCCACCCTCTTGAAGCATCTCTCTCCGGGGTCTCTCTCTACGGTCTTTGTTGAGAATGTTCTTGGCCGCCTTTTTGCAGCTCATTCCAATGGCCTCAAAGCCTTGGAGTTCTTCAGGTTTTCCCTACATCATTCCCATTTTATTCCGAGTTCATTTGCCTTTGAAGTGACTCTCCACATCCTTACACGGATGCGGTATTTTGAGAAAGCTTGGGAGTTTATGGTGGAAATTGGAAAAACACACCCTTCCTTGCTTACCCTTAAGTCAATGAGCATCATGCTATCAAAAATTGCCAAGTTTCAATCCTATGAAGACACTCTTGAAGCATTTGATAGGATGGAGAAAGAGGTTTTTGTCGGGAAGACTTTTGGCACTGAAGAGTTCAATGTTCTCCTTCGAGCATTTTGCACTCAAAGGGAGGTGAAAGAGGCACGTTCAGTGTTTCAAAAGATGCATGATCGATTTAATCCAAATGCCAAGACCATGAATATCTTGCTTTTGGGATTTAAGGAATCAGGAGATGTTACTGCAATGGAGCTTTTTTACCATGAGATTCTTCGAAGAGGCTTTAAGCCAACCACTCTAACTTATAATATTCGGATTGATGCTTACTGTAAGAAAGGTTATTTTGGTGATGGTTTAAGAATCTTTGAAGAAATGGAACGGATTAATTGCCTGCCTACATTGGAAGCGATCACTACTTTGATTCATGGAGCTGGGGTTGCTCGAAATGCAATCAAGGCCAGGcaattatttgatgaaatttgcAGGAGAAACTTGCAGCCTGATACTGGGGCTTATAATGCTTTGATCAGCTCACTCATTAAATGTAGAGAATTGAAGTCTGCCATGAGTTtgatggatgagatggaagagaAGCATATTGGTCATGATGGTGTGACCTATCATACAATTTTCTTGGGATTGCTGAAACAGAATGACACTGAGGGCGTTTATGAGCTTTACCACAAGATGATCGGCAGGAAATTTGTTCCGAAAACTCAGACTATGGTCATGTTGATGAAATTCTTTTGTGTAAATGGCCAGGTTGATTTGGGATTGGATTTTTGGCAATACTTGTTGGAGAAGGGATATTGTCCCCATGGTCATGCATTGGATCTGTTAGTTACAGCATTGTGCTCGCGGGGGAGGTTGCAAGAAGCATTTGAGTGCTCGAAACAATTTTTGGAGAGAGGAATGCGTTTGAGTGAAGTTGTATATCGGATGTTGGAGAGATTTTTACAGCAATCTGATAACACAGACAAGCTGAGGGAGATCAATGAAATGATAAAGAAATTACAATCTGTTTTGCCCCCATCAAAGGGACATGCTTTTGCTTATTCTTCCTCCATTGCTATAGCGTAG
- the LOC110654634 gene encoding pentatricopeptide repeat-containing protein At3g61360 isoform X2, with translation MQNSIAFTSLVIAAIPTFYIFEAEVEAVNDHFCTNISSVSNLLQHQSLTEVERITKIINDNCFPDEPLHPTLLKHLSPGSLSTVFVENVLGRLFAAHSNGLKALEFFRFSLHHSHFIPSSFAFEVTLHILTRMRYFEKAWEFMVEIGKTHPSLLTLKSMSIMLSKIAKFQSYEDTLEAFDRMEKEVFVGKTFGTEEFNVLLRAFCTQREVKEARSVFQKMHDRFNPNAKTMNILLLGFKESGDVTAMELFYHEILRRGFKPTTLTYNIRIDAYCKKGYFGDGLRIFEEMERINCLPTLEAITTLIHGAGVARNAIKARQLFDEICRRNLQPDTGAYNALISSLIKCRELKSAMSLMDEMEEKHIGHDGVTYHTIFLGLLKQNDTEGVYELYHKMIGRKFVPKTQTMVMLMKFFCVNGQVDLGLDFWQYLLEKGYCPHGHALDLLVTALCSRGRLQEAFECSKQFLERGMRLSEVVYRMLERFLQQSDNTDKLREINEMIKKLQSVLPPSKGHAFAYSSSIAIA, from the coding sequence CTTGACTGAAGTTGAAAGAATTACCAAAATCATCAACGATAATTGCTTTCCTGATGAACCGTTACACCCCACCCTCTTGAAGCATCTCTCTCCGGGGTCTCTCTCTACGGTCTTTGTTGAGAATGTTCTTGGCCGCCTTTTTGCAGCTCATTCCAATGGCCTCAAAGCCTTGGAGTTCTTCAGGTTTTCCCTACATCATTCCCATTTTATTCCGAGTTCATTTGCCTTTGAAGTGACTCTCCACATCCTTACACGGATGCGGTATTTTGAGAAAGCTTGGGAGTTTATGGTGGAAATTGGAAAAACACACCCTTCCTTGCTTACCCTTAAGTCAATGAGCATCATGCTATCAAAAATTGCCAAGTTTCAATCCTATGAAGACACTCTTGAAGCATTTGATAGGATGGAGAAAGAGGTTTTTGTCGGGAAGACTTTTGGCACTGAAGAGTTCAATGTTCTCCTTCGAGCATTTTGCACTCAAAGGGAGGTGAAAGAGGCACGTTCAGTGTTTCAAAAGATGCATGATCGATTTAATCCAAATGCCAAGACCATGAATATCTTGCTTTTGGGATTTAAGGAATCAGGAGATGTTACTGCAATGGAGCTTTTTTACCATGAGATTCTTCGAAGAGGCTTTAAGCCAACCACTCTAACTTATAATATTCGGATTGATGCTTACTGTAAGAAAGGTTATTTTGGTGATGGTTTAAGAATCTTTGAAGAAATGGAACGGATTAATTGCCTGCCTACATTGGAAGCGATCACTACTTTGATTCATGGAGCTGGGGTTGCTCGAAATGCAATCAAGGCCAGGcaattatttgatgaaatttgcAGGAGAAACTTGCAGCCTGATACTGGGGCTTATAATGCTTTGATCAGCTCACTCATTAAATGTAGAGAATTGAAGTCTGCCATGAGTTtgatggatgagatggaagagaAGCATATTGGTCATGATGGTGTGACCTATCATACAATTTTCTTGGGATTGCTGAAACAGAATGACACTGAGGGCGTTTATGAGCTTTACCACAAGATGATCGGCAGGAAATTTGTTCCGAAAACTCAGACTATGGTCATGTTGATGAAATTCTTTTGTGTAAATGGCCAGGTTGATTTGGGATTGGATTTTTGGCAATACTTGTTGGAGAAGGGATATTGTCCCCATGGTCATGCATTGGATCTGTTAGTTACAGCATTGTGCTCGCGGGGGAGGTTGCAAGAAGCATTTGAGTGCTCGAAACAATTTTTGGAGAGAGGAATGCGTTTGAGTGAAGTTGTATATCGGATGTTGGAGAGATTTTTACAGCAATCTGATAACACAGACAAGCTGAGGGAGATCAATGAAATGATAAAGAAATTACAATCTGTTTTGCCCCCATCAAAGGGACATGCTTTTGCTTATTCTTCCTCCATTGCTATAGCGTAG